In the Lytechinus variegatus isolate NC3 chromosome 17, Lvar_3.0, whole genome shotgun sequence genome, gtggggtcgtactaccaaacaaggtaaagccgacgacgccatgaggacccgtaacaataaaacatttctgtacttgtttaggggttcatttcagggaatatttgtcaagagtatcgttttgtttccaatacttgttaagggtagggtttcacacgccaatacttgttaaggggtgcattttcataatatggaaattacgtgtttagggtgcttttcgagaccccgtggtcgcgcatggtatccactcgtgaatggaagtgccccccccccccccggattcaATATAGGGCATACATACCTACGAAGGCTATGAAGAGTAATCGAGAAGTCGACGTGTGTCATAACAAGGCCTTGACCTCTCTTATTCTGAGTCACTTTTGAGGGATTTGTGGTGAAACCAAAGTGTGAGGGTATCGCCAGCCGAATAGGCCATTTCACGTTGAATATCATGGCAATGTACAGGTGTAACTGTCTATCAATAGTGTGTGTTATTCAAGCAGGGAGGCCCACTTTTTTCAGGTGGTTTATGACTAGAAGCAATCACagaaatgccctttttacacaggattttcttaacccggactatcgctaaccccgtactatccttaaccccgtactattttttttccttttcacacatgccaaattgttattgctaaccccggataagaaatgcttgctttttacacacgaaactcgctaaccccggactagtggtttttgtcgatcattcgtagtacaagtgcttcactcgtacactttttacacacgctacaatttccttaaccccgtactataggtggggccaaatagtacggggttaagcttagcccactttcgtttttcACATGcgagcttaaccccgtactattgctcttagcaccgcaattggtgggataaccctgcttttttgcagggccaaataatcccgtactattggtggggttagcccactttgcaaaaacgctgtgtaaaacgaaagtgggctaagcttaaccccgtactataggtggggctaaattgccatttagccccaccaatagtacggggttaaggaaattttagcctgtctaaaaagggtatcaGTGTACCAGGAATGTGGGACGACTCAGTAGCGAAttaagcaacaacaaaaaaaagagaaagagggggccaaatataaaatgaaacaaaatttcttttcaaatgtcataaaaaagagaaagaaaaagtggcattctaaaaatgcaaaaaattatgcttattttgtGTATAAAGCAtgatcattcaaaatttcacataaaGGGTTCTTTTACTCTAGCATGTTTTGACAGTGTAATTTTCCCACTTTTTAAAATGGGGCTGGTTTTCTATGAGCCTGTACtcgaaatcataaaaaaatacgttttgactttattctcaaTTGCAAAATCTCTTACCAGTGgacttatatttgaaaaagtggGTGATTAAGAAATTGTGTTTACTTAGAAGACTTAAGAACTTTTTAAAGGCCATTTTCAAATGGCTTTTTAACCATTTTATGTAGACAAAAAAATacctgaaaatacatgtatgccttaAGTAAAATGCTGCGTAAAATAGGGGCCAGTTTTAATGGTAGTACAACTATCTTTTTCTCAAGTGACAGCAGAACATCAACATTGTCCAGCAACATATTTTTTGTAGTCACTACCATACACTCTCTTGGCCAAGAAAATATCACTCTCCCTATCATTCTCTCTCCCTACTCTTGTCAAACCCGTCATTGTAAAACTTTTGTTAAAACGAGATCAGATGGTGTTGTGAGAGGAACGCACATTGGGTGTTAGAAATGAAAGTTGAATTGAACACCAATGCATGGTGTCAATACAACAAAGTGTAAAACACCATGAATTCAACAATGTGGAGCTTGGTAGGGTCCTCTCAACACTAACTGGTGTGGTTTTAACACGTTTTGTCAATGCATCACACTTCACAACACCAGACCCTGTTGCTTGAAACTTACACTGgtgtttttatcaattttttccaAGGAAACCTTGATTTCCACgaaaattttgattggctcatAGTTCCAATCGTAGCTTGCATTGCCATAAAATTTAGCAGTTGCAACAGAATTTAGTCAAAAAATTTAGCTAAGTAtcaaacatgtatattttcaaccTTTTACCAGTTAAATTACTGCTTAActcaaagcaattttttttttcgggggggggggggcatttgtgCAAATCATGTCACAGGTAACCCTGTTTAAATCAAATGTTTTGAGAACACAGAAACCTGTTCGACTTAGGAGAAATTCaacttcaaaaaatatataacacgttttgaataatgtggtctaaaaaaaattgctcgcttAAAACAATTACTCTACTTCTGGCAGGTCGACTTATAAGTAGGTAGAGTCTGGCCGATTAAATGAGAGGACTAGTTTGAGACGACTAGTAATTAGTAAATACTATTTACTAGTCCTCTCAAAATTTTTCTCCCAAGTCGTGTAGGATTCCATTgtggaaagaaatatattttcttgtgtAGAACTTTCATGCAACATAGCCCATTGAGATAACCAAAGGCACAAGCATCCAAGGAACATCTTTATGTCACACACAACTCATAATACCAGCATGCACTAGGAACTCACCATCACAAACAGGAATGGTCATTCACACAGTACTGGATCTAAGGATGGGGTTGATAAGGGggtttaacccccccccaccctcttgGGCtaccaagttttaaaaaaagtaatgaccTACATTTTGAAGCCAACCccaaattaccttcattttataGTGAACTGGCAGTTACAATTTAATGACAAAATTACCATTATTGTATGTCTTCAGGACACAGGACCCCAAGGCACTAGAGATACGTACACAAGAGATTTAGAAGGCAAAAAAGGCTCTTTcaaaccaaattttcatttttgtcattaCAGCAAGAATCAAATTCTttgctttttattcaaatgatgttTAAACAATATCAACCCATAACTGAAGACGATCGTCTTTCAACAGCATTGCATCTATGCATCAGCGATGGTAACCTCAACCTCGACGCCAGGCTCGATGTTGATAGAGGTctagaaggtcaaaggtcaaggataaatacaaatagaaagaaataagCCAACATTATTCCGAAGTAATAAAGACATATATATCTGATATATCATGTTATATAAAAAGTGTGTGATGTCATTTGTTTCATGTCcaattgtttcaattttttcataaaattaaaatgaaatttaaagtaTGACACAATTTATTTCTATATGTATAAtatcaaaatcaactttgagcatGGGTGGAcctaaagcttgtgtatagttttggtaaatccaccaaaatgcacctatcactattccaattcattgctagctaatatgaatggatatgccctataacagttatgtggaggatatgaaatgaaaatgtgttttacaggataaattttgcgattttacatggaaatttaacttgatcgggtcacccgatcaaattaaaatatctgtgtgtttttgtctttcaattaaatcctattccaaatcatggaatgggctgaaactttcaagatatgttctttgtctgtaacttttggatatctaatcactaaatttataagataagtgcttgaatgcccattttttaaatttaaaacaagcatcgccgagagagggcgctatatatccaagatttgaatatttgaaattttctcagagaagtgcagttggaaaaatatctaacggtctctacgcttcagtaagactgtcatattagatgatattcgattatcaatcacattattgaccctttaccaaagctatacacaggctttaacctTTAATATAGTCCTTTCAATCGACTTTATGTATACAATTGCCCACAATACTGGAAATGAGAAACCATGTGCCAATCAATCAGCCACTCTCACAAATCCGACAGACAACcatcaccacccccccccccccggaaggaTCCACAGGGAGTACCCCCCCCCTCACATTTATTGCACAATTACTATCACATGTGATAAAATTGTCAAACTACTTTTTCTTGCTTACTAGGATGGACATGAGAGATACAGAAACGactctatatgtatatatttttttattgttctctTCTGTGTTTAATCCTCGAAGCAGGGGACATGTTGGGAAGTGGTTTTGCTTGTCATCAAAATGCATATCCaaccaatccccccccccccccgaaacctGCATCTGCCCCTCCTTAAACAATACCCCATATTTAAAGAACATTTGAAAGAGGTATGTGGGAAAGGATACAATCTGCTTGACAATCTCCGAGGGGCTCTCCAGGTCGATGAGACGCTTGTGGATGCGCATCTGGTAGCGATCCCAGGTCTTGGACCCTTCTCCACAGGGCGTCTTCCTGGTGGTGATGCGGAGGGTCTTGGTGGGCATACGGACGGGTCCTTTCACCTTCAGGTTCTTGTCCTGGGCACCACGCTTGAGATCAGCGCACACCTTCTCCAGGCTCTTGACGTTGCGGCTGGTAAGGGTGATGCGGATACGATGGGCTGGGACTTCCTCAACGGGTCCCTTCATTGGATCCTTGCTGTAAGCCTGTGGCAAGAGTTGATTGTGATAATTCGACTTCAGTATTTTCCTTAACTTAAACCACACCCAATCCCAAGAAAGAAATGTTCCCAAAACTACATCTAACCAAGTTAGATGCAGGGGCTGTGGAAAAAccataaaaattaccatctgattgtgatttccTGCATGGTCAACTAccccatccccccaaaaaaaaaccctaaaagCTTCATGTCCTCCTTTAAGGTTGTTTTTACACACGTTATCTCaaatcaggtgcggatccagggggcggggcacgtgccccttgtgcccccccctggatccgcgcctgatttGAGATAACATTTTGagaataaaaatttgtaatgtaaaaaatccatttcaaaaccGAGGTGTGCTCCCTATTTTAACATTgaagaatattgaaatatctttaatttgtggttgaaaaccgttttttgggcttgtcaaaattttccacagaaaaatttgccccctccCTCTTTTGGAAAAACCTGGATCTGCCAGTCTCAAATAGTGAGTGACTGATACCACATTGCACACAATGCTTGAAAATTCAGCTAGGCCATGCGTAGCAGGGGGAGGGGGACAGTTGCCCCTAAGAAATATTGGAAACCTAGAACTAGTCTAGTCCAACATTTTTTAtctgaaatttcatgtatttcacCATAACTAATGAACGTTGCGCGTAGATCAGCACAAAATCCTTTAATTTCACTTTCgaaaatgcaaaagcgcccCCACAAGaagtcgcttcgctccctcacTTTCGGGACTCGAGTCctgttttagaaaaaaattgaggggtCTTGCCACTCCCCTCCAAAAACATTTCTGCATATGGCTATGTATTCAGCTCTACTCTGGTGTAAtgggggggggacttccattGAGAGGGTACCGTGCCTGACCAAGGGGTTTTGAAAAAGTACCCTAAAgaagtattttccatgttctgaaaatgcaaccCTCAATAAtcattggcgtgtgaaacccgacccttaacaagtattggaaacaaaaaacaGCACCATTGACAAATATTCCCagaattgaccccctaaacaagcaGTGTACAACAATATCTTAATATTGTAATGCATGGTACGACATGGACATGATCATggacgtcggctttaccttgTTTTGGTTTATAGTACCACCCCACACGCCTCTCTCATTACAAATCCGACACTTCTCTGACATTTAGAAAATACGGTAGAAGTTTATTTTTTTcgccttttttcctttttgcaaTCTTGTACTTGTCCTACGTATTATGCTCTGTGAAATTAAACTGCGGAAGTCTTACAGTAGCTAGGAcctattactactactagtaggAAATTGTTTCTGTACATACTAGCTAGGACTTTTTAGGAGTGACTAAGAAGCCCCATGCCATGGCAACATGCCCCATCTTGAAAGagatccttttttttaatttttgttttacatgtttttggtcacgcatgaaCATGGCATCCACTTGTAAAACAATGGAAAtagtcccccctccccccccattTAGATCTCAAACACACAGAACATCGAGACATGGCACAGCGCCCTGTATACCACGTACGTGCAGAGCCATAGACCCAACGTCAGCTTAAATGGCGACGCCATATTGCCAGATTCTGGCCGGATTTGGCCAGCGCCCTCACCCGGCTAACGTTAAGCGCCATTCATCTATACACTAATTCCTCTTGATTACCATTGATAAAAACCTCGCTCAAATCTTTTCCGGAATTCTTATGAATAAGCGATTGATGTTTTTCCGTTAATCAAATATCCTTTATTACACccatatttttgtgttatttatttgtaacatttttattttaatcacaatTGTAGTCCAAACGCGGGTCAGTTTTTGAGAACCCACGTTGTTTGTGCATGCCCACGTATTGCCTTACGCGTATTGAACGGAATGATGTTGGGTCGAACAACAGAATATGGTTGTGATTGTTTGTTCCGTGTTTGTTGGGGATGAAGCTATGATGGCGACCAGTCACGTTTGACAGTACCGCCAAATCGTTAATATTAACTAATTAAGGTCAAGGTGAGATAAGAGAAATGAGCAAGGCGCTTTATGGAGGGCGGGGGGAGTTAAGAGGACCCAGTGGGGATACAGTTTCATCATGCAGTACAGGGCGTCGAtgaacttaatttttttcttcaaaatgtggaaagtgacagaaaaatcagaaaaaggttAATTGGTtctgttattgaaaaaaaaaacagaatttatcAAGATTGCTGTTTAATATTCTTCATCATGTTTTTAGAATTTAATTCAGTTTATCTGATAAGTATAATTCTTTCAAACAACTCAAATTGTGATTAATCGTATTGgatttatttcactcttttctttcgccttgtttttttttccaaaaaatcagggagctgaaaaatatgagAGCTAGAACGTAAAGATATGGActtcgtaacacaaaggtttgcgattaatagcaaatatgaaagaacgcttctgattggttcttagtcAGTATTTTGCGACAAATGCGTGtttaacattgatcttgattggccaattcatttagcgattgatcgctaatctttgtgttacggagccacGGTGTAGCTATGACGTTGGAGAGGGCGCAGCCCCATGCACTTGCAGATCCAGATCGATTTTCATAGGGGACACTTAGAGTGCCCCTATATTTCTTCAGTATTATTTTTACAcgcaaaaaaagtaaaagacaTCATGCCACCGACAGCTGCCTCGTCAAAGGGGGGCggtcaattattttgatttttttttcattttgtcctcgatagggaagcggggggggggggtcaattaattttatatacatttctaTTGTGTTTATATATGGGGGGGTCTGCTACTGAGCATGTTTTTACAAGGGCTTAATATAACAGAAATGGCATGATTTAAcacaataaaatgtatcatgGAGGTTAAtactaaattaatacataattaataattgttttaattgaaaatgaaaataataaaggcaCCCATAGATCTTAAAAACATCTCATAAATACAGGCCTAAACCTGTATTTGAAGTTGAACAGGcataaagtataaatgtttAGCTATAGCTGATGCTTTGATCCCGCAACCAAATAATGTTGGCATAAACTAGCTGTAatatatcagtggcgtaacgaGCGAAAAAAATTGAGGGCTATATACGATATGGCGTATCGATCaggcaaaatttaaaaagtatttagTAAGTTGCAACCGACATGAgcataattttgatgtttttgttacaaaaatccaattgaacAATTTTGCAagattctctttcctttttctcttttttttattgggcCGGGGCAtgcaagacccccccccataattaTAAAGCACCATACTCTTTGTTATGCCACTGTCTAaaatttttttaacttttagaATTTTAATCTCTTATCTAATTAATGTAAAGGGATAAGAATAAGACAAAAAATAGTTCCAGATTActtatttcaaagtatttttacttATAACTCCCCAACTCTGCTCTTGCTGCACTGCACGTAACGGCCTTCCACCCAAGGGCCAGGCCGACTCGCCCCGTGAGCAAGTGACCGCGTTCGCGTAAGTTCACCCGAAGCCATGACTAAATTCTGACCATAAACATCACCTAACTAATCACTCTctgacaatatttcaaagtgtattttatttcaGTCGATCCTTTGGGCCATTAAACGATAATATTTCCAATGTTATCatgacaaataattttaatgagatagtggcattgtagaaaaaacaaatttataagcACGAAATGGCACCAgatatatcatcaaacataCAGCGCAGCGTTCGGGACTGGTGAGTGGGACGGCTCGCTTGGTGTTTTCGCCCCGACGAATTCGGCGAAAACGTTACCATTGCGCCGTGCGAATGTTCAATCTGCGGCTCTCAATCAGAGACttgaatgtctctttttgcattATCGAAAATGAATCATagactttgtttgatttatttacaagtAAGTTGCATATCCGTCGTGATAATTAGGAAACTCCATGATGTCTTCTTCTAATtctgtaaaaaatatgtcttcaaAATGCCTGTGTCAGAAAATTGCCGGAAATCataaaaacttgcctaaaatatgtctttttgaaagttcatccatggtctggaaaaaaatgttataacttttgtAGACGTATACCGTAAACAAAGACATCCTCGATCACTGAAATAAAGTGCTTGCTAAGCTCTTTTAATTCCGAccatgttaccatgacaacttgggaaaacccttattttttcgaaaaaaaactttggttttaaGGGTCATTTTACAGACATAAAACTAACCCAATTTTGAAGAATTGTGTTTAAGTTTCACATAAAACTGAATTATCTATGTTTATACTTtcgtatatgaatattcatatttcttatagaaTCTTAGTTTTGGATTGGTCAATGTTTCAGTCATGGATAGTGACTGAgcgtaaaaaaatctgaaaatgcgcATTTTATCGGCAACCAACAAGCAAGATGGCGGAACACATTAAGTTGGCGCTTTGCACATACGTGATACATGATCAATTGCACATTCATACACACACAGTCCGTCATTGACACACGCCATCATGCAACTCGCTCACACGACGCCGGTCCACGTCCACGACGCACACGGCACGCACGTCAACATactttaacaataaaatatcaaattttctgtattttatgaataattCTTAGTTTCCTCTCATTTCTACAATGTTCATACCATGTTTTTATGGATGCTAGCAGACTTAATCAATTCGGAATTTGACAGGAATTGAACAGAGGTGAGCTAGCCACTTCACGTCGGTGTTCTGTCAACGAGCGCCGATCTAAAGAGATTGCAGTATACGAGTTAACATGTGAGCATCATTCAGCGGGCATATTGTTCACACGAACGAAAAAAACTGCGCGTTGTCGCGGTGGCTACGCAATGTGAATTGGTGTCATTCGTTTCGATAAATAAACTCAGCAGTGGAAACAATACTCGGCTAAATCATAACGTTTATTCATTTGaggtaaacaaaaatatatatattacatttaaaaaaaaaacattttaattcaatacttatttttttcatcaaatatatatattaatttttttaaagaaaatattacaaaGATAATTTTCCTTTAATATTCTTTACAAAAGATTCATTAACAAGCCTAAAATATTCACTTCATTACCCATCTTAACAACCAACAGGCAACTCAGTCATTCTATATTCGTACCCCTGTTCGTAATGATCGATGCAGGCATTACATGTTCGAGGCCTTTAGgctatatgatgcgagcgcgagctgacagattttgaaattttaaacgaaaattttgacattctaagAACCATTGGATCATAATAAGGATTGGTATCTAACAAATCATTTTTatgtgagcgcgcgaagcgcgagcttaaaatttataatattcCTATTCAAAGTTGGACATAGGCCTAATTCGACTCAGAGCACATGTATCCGATGAACAGGATCGTCATTTGATCTCAAGACATGATCTCAACatattattgataaattttgaatttccgACCCAAAACAGGACATTATAGTTTgtaaccagtggcgtaactacggggggggcatgggggggcacgtgccccccaatcggctggccaaaaaaaaaacggtgaaaatgagaaaaagagggaaaagggaagagaaacgtagtgggaaaagaagaaattattgttcattataatgttatattatgttatgttatatgttatgttaaataagaagcattttttcatagctttataaaacattatttgcttcattgtgtcttcattgttcatgttgttCCTGGTgttcgcatagactgtttactatatatatatatataatcccgtacaacctcccgttttcaaatcaatatacaacaaatatatttcctcgcaattcgagttattattgttttatgtagtgacatattcttcgttttcatgactacttaaagtgattgccctattttaaggtcttgttataaaacaatttttgtccgtgctaacgttcgcataagtagattggtgagatttctgctcttcattaACTTAgatcagtccttaaaacgtcaatttttctggtctgaatataaaaaatgttcagctcgcgattcgcgctcgcatcacttggttagtgaaatacgtagggtcttagtgaatttctacaaacaagccttagaatgcccctcttcaggtttGAATTTCCTacataattttcagctcgcgcttcgcgctcgcagtatttgattagtgagatgcatatgataatcatgattacaattacttcaaaaagtacttcatgtgtttagatgtaattctaacaaaatcagcaagcgcttggcacttgcattagatgactatggtgagataattATGTATACCCTTAATAAATTCCTAAAAAACATAGtttttaaaatatccatgttttgggtcaatatatacaaaaaatttagctcacgcttcgcgctcgcatcatttggttagtaaaATATGCACGGTCTTagggaattcctacaaacaCGCCTTAGAATACctctcttcatgtctgaatttcctaaattttcagctagcgcttcgcgcttgcagtatttgattagtaagatgcgtttgataatgattacaatgactaccaAAGGTGcctcatgactgtgtttagaagtaattctgacaaaatcagcaaaggatagcactagcattagatgactatggtgagatatttatactcctattggattctgaaatatagtccttaaaatttccctgtttagggtcaatatatataaaatttttggctcgcgcttcgcgatcgcattgtttgtttagcgagaacgttacgtatcatgattaaaacaaaattgcttataatgtcccttctTAGCTCTGAATATAAAAACtaagttttcagctcgcgcttcgcgctcgcattattcaatcagtgagatacatatccgtttaaaggggaagttcacgctgacaaaaagtttattgtaaaaatagcagaaaaaataataaaaaatattgccgaaggtttgagaaaaattcatcaaataatgaaaaagcgAATTTCTATTAttcgatttgtgacgtcatatgcgagcagcattcctccatagcgaatggtaaaaaatcaatgaaatgtcattttctcagaaaattgaagatggttttcactgtagcttttgtatatcaatagacaaatcatttcacacccgattatgaatagaaatcaaaattaagttatcaggaaccatacaaaatttggaattcatgccttttatattacataacacatggggcagctgctcgtttatgacgtcacaaatccaaaactttgaactctaataactttcttactctttaacggattttccttaaaccttcaccaatattttttactattttttctgctatttttacaacagagttttcttcagggtgaacttcccctttaatggcactgcatgtccatacaatatctcta is a window encoding:
- the LOC121431023 gene encoding 40S ribosomal protein S20-like: MAYSKDPMKGPVEEVPAHRIRITLTSRNVKSLEKVCADLKRGAQDKNLKVKGPVRMPTKTLRITTRKTPCGEGSKTWDRYQMRIHKRLIDLESPSEIVKQITSINIEPGVEVEVTIADA